In Providencia sneebia DSM 19967, one DNA window encodes the following:
- a CDS encoding DUF4312 family protein: protein MKKSIETVVRVSGQGDSKQKAIADALNSIQRTVLKESNDIILRIEPKDVAVVSAHSRSRIEKFLFIFLPRKREHFRVVLDVSLDVTLLSVNDIDFTEQ from the coding sequence ATGAAAAAGTCTATCGAAACGGTTGTGCGTGTCTCAGGTCAAGGTGACAGCAAGCAAAAAGCAATAGCTGATGCCTTGAACTCGATTCAACGCACCGTATTAAAAGAAAGCAATGACATTATCCTGCGAATTGAACCCAAGGATGTTGCCGTTGTAAGTGCACACTCGCGTTCACGCATAGAAAAATTTCTGTTTATTTTTCTTCCTCGCAAACGTGAACATTTCAGAGTCGTACTCGACGTTTCGTTAGATGTCACCTTACTTTCTGTCAACGACATAGACTTTACAGAACAATAA
- a CDS encoding amidohydrolase/deacetylase family metallohydrolase encodes MYSLIIKQGKCIDGKLIDILIKDGKIVAAGPEQACNQQAEKWIDLEGKTYVSAGWIDSHAHCFAESPIYFDDPDLAGAAGGVTSLVDAGSVGADDIDKFYQLTQKSQTNVFSLLNISRIGIIAQNELSDMNNIDETCFQKSIERHTGFIVGMKARMSKSVVGENGIAPLIKAKEMQKKHHLPLMVHIGNNPPNIDEIADLLTRGDIITHCFNGKPNRILDHEGNLKPSIARALARGVILDVGHGGESFSFKVAEQAMRIGTYPDIISSDIYHRNRVNGPVYSLAFVMTKFLCMGFSAEKILRCVTEKAADLLALPAKGYLKPGFDADITLFDLKEEQTELTDAEGEKRIGTQRFIPIAAIIGGKHIIPAEGETEHAINL; translated from the coding sequence ATGTACTCTTTAATCATCAAACAAGGTAAATGTATCGATGGAAAACTTATCGATATTCTTATCAAAGATGGAAAAATAGTCGCGGCAGGCCCTGAACAGGCCTGCAATCAACAAGCTGAAAAATGGATTGATCTCGAAGGAAAAACTTATGTTAGTGCAGGATGGATTGATTCCCATGCGCACTGTTTCGCTGAATCACCAATCTATTTTGATGACCCTGACTTAGCAGGCGCAGCAGGAGGTGTCACTTCTCTTGTTGATGCTGGAAGTGTTGGCGCAGATGATATCGACAAGTTTTATCAATTAACCCAAAAATCGCAAACCAATGTTTTCTCACTATTAAACATCTCACGTATTGGCATTATTGCTCAAAATGAGTTGTCTGATATGAATAATATCGACGAGACTTGTTTCCAAAAATCAATTGAGCGCCATACAGGCTTTATTGTTGGGATGAAAGCACGAATGAGTAAGAGTGTAGTAGGTGAAAATGGCATTGCTCCTTTGATTAAAGCCAAAGAGATGCAAAAGAAACATCATTTACCGCTGATGGTACATATTGGCAATAATCCACCTAATATTGATGAAATTGCCGATCTTCTGACCCGTGGTGACATTATTACTCATTGCTTTAATGGCAAGCCAAATCGCATTCTTGATCATGAGGGTAATTTAAAACCCTCTATCGCGCGTGCGCTAGCCCGTGGTGTCATCTTAGATGTTGGACATGGTGGTGAAAGTTTTAGCTTTAAAGTTGCTGAGCAAGCCATGCGAATTGGTACTTACCCCGATATTATTAGCTCTGATATTTATCACCGCAACCGCGTCAATGGCCCCGTTTATAGCCTAGCATTTGTGATGACTAAATTCTTATGTATGGGCTTTAGCGCTGAAAAAATTCTTCGTTGTGTCACTGAAAAAGCAGCAGATTTACTCGCGCTTCCGGCAAAAGGTTATCTAAAACCGGGTTTTGATGCTGACATTACATTATTTGATCTCAAAGAAGAACAAACAGAACTCACTGATGCTGAAGGTGAAAAACGTATCGGTACACAGCGCTTTATCCCTATCGCCGCAATTATTGGTGGAAAACATATCATTCCAGCTGAAGGTGAAACTGAACATGCAATCAATTTATGA
- a CDS encoding phage holin family protein: protein MEQQERQGPGKGVLNTLQRIASIAVEIVETRIQLIAVELEEEKHSLIQLILMAGLTLLFTAFGLMCLLGLIFWSVDPVYRYQALAITTAVLILLAIIGAIWTLRKAKRSTLLGATREQLKRDSKALMDSNNERE, encoded by the coding sequence ATGGAACAACAAGAGCGTCAGGGCCCCGGCAAAGGGGTCCTTAATACCCTGCAACGAATCGCTAGTATTGCAGTAGAAATAGTTGAGACTCGGATCCAGCTCATTGCCGTAGAATTAGAAGAAGAAAAACATTCTCTTATTCAATTAATTTTAATGGCAGGGCTCACCTTACTATTTACTGCATTTGGTCTTATGTGTCTTCTCGGCCTTATTTTTTGGTCCGTTGACCCAGTTTATCGCTATCAAGCCCTAGCAATTACGACTGCTGTTTTAATATTGCTAGCCATTATTGGTGCTATTTGGACATTAAGAAAAGCCAAGCGATCAACGTTATTGGGTGCCACACGAGAGCAACTAAAACGCGATTCAAAAGCCTTAATGGATTCAAATAATGAACGGGAATAA
- a CDS encoding DUF4311 domain-containing protein gives MSETASFLEILGMSLIIGALCGFGLGAGAARMFHAPTVQGMGAFRTLGELNACEGDPASHFSFGLGFFFNAWASSVAAGAFTQDVDHRIIPNWGAAALLAKNRNVAETLYNPKKMAIACAIIGAAVVAFLNTTASAVPASLQTTAINVLVPAANLLVNTVMPVIFWLAAMDAGRRSGFWATLFGGCAQLIMGNAIPGLVLGILIGKGVDDNGWNRITRTMMITVVLLFVLSGFFREFDLKMITSFHLDKPVWLEYIHGLLSGK, from the coding sequence ATGAGTGAAACTGCATCTTTCTTAGAAATTTTGGGTATGTCCCTCATTATAGGCGCCCTTTGTGGCTTTGGCCTTGGTGCAGGTGCAGCCCGAATGTTCCATGCCCCTACCGTTCAAGGTATGGGGGCATTTCGTACTCTCGGGGAATTAAACGCATGTGAAGGTGACCCCGCCTCTCACTTCTCTTTCGGTTTAGGCTTTTTCTTCAACGCATGGGCATCTTCCGTTGCGGCTGGGGCATTTACACAAGATGTTGACCATCGAATTATCCCTAACTGGGGTGCGGCTGCATTATTAGCAAAAAATCGCAATGTTGCAGAAACATTATATAACCCGAAAAAAATGGCGATTGCCTGTGCCATTATTGGCGCGGCTGTTGTGGCATTTTTAAATACCACCGCATCAGCAGTGCCGGCATCATTACAAACAACAGCGATTAACGTCCTTGTGCCTGCTGCCAACCTGCTGGTCAATACTGTGATGCCCGTTATTTTCTGGTTAGCCGCGATGGATGCAGGCCGCCGCTCAGGTTTTTGGGCAACACTTTTTGGCGGTTGTGCACAACTTATCATGGGTAATGCTATTCCGGGTTTAGTCCTCGGTATTCTTATCGGTAAAGGCGTTGATGATAACGGCTGGAACCGTATCACCCGCACAATGATGATTACCGTCGTATTACTATTTGTTCTAAGTGGCTTCTTCCGCGAATTTGACCTGAAGATGATCACATCTTTCCATCTCGATAAGCCTGTATGGCTTGAGTACATCCACGGACTGCTGAGCGGGAAATAA
- a CDS encoding SFCGS family glycine-rich protein — protein MKQVVIAIGDRLGKGQKVAAGIETAGGKAIVIPGVAADMKLGDIMNAEHANLGISFCGSGGAGAITAQTKYGYKARYGMRSIEEGETAIADGCTVLGFGFMDKEELGERLVKAYLKKYGDA, from the coding sequence ATGAAACAAGTCGTAATCGCTATTGGAGATCGTTTAGGTAAAGGGCAAAAAGTCGCAGCAGGTATTGAGACTGCTGGCGGCAAAGCCATTGTTATTCCCGGTGTGGCTGCTGATATGAAACTTGGTGACATCATGAATGCAGAACACGCTAACCTTGGGATCTCATTTTGTGGTAGCGGAGGCGCTGGTGCCATCACAGCACAAACAAAATATGGCTATAAAGCTCGCTATGGCATGCGCTCTATTGAAGAAGGCGAAACTGCAATTGCTGACGGCTGCACCGTACTCGGTTTTGGTTTTATGGATAAAGAAGAATTAGGTGAGCGTTTAGTCAAAGCTTATCTCAAAAAATACGGCGACGCGTAA
- a CDS encoding pirin family protein translates to MMTLRPVNHCGKADYGWLQARYSFSFSHYFDPDFMGFKTLRVLNQEIIAPESAFQPKTFPHVDILNLVLQGSAEYRDSSGNKIEVHEGECIRFSPRPDLSYSEHNICSHKPLTRLQLWLNACPQQEYYPAQKMKLPADSNQLIASPDGENNSLQLRQNIWITQLNITPEETQRIHLRGENAYLQSIHGEAIITANHGETLKSGCNDGIIIQNEKKLEISSPTGLRALLIDISE, encoded by the coding sequence ATGATGACATTGAGACCCGTTAACCACTGTGGAAAAGCAGATTATGGCTGGTTACAAGCACGCTATTCATTTTCTTTCAGTCACTATTTTGACCCGGATTTTATGGGCTTTAAAACATTAAGAGTTCTCAACCAAGAAATTATTGCACCCGAAAGTGCCTTTCAGCCAAAGACATTTCCACATGTTGATATTCTCAACCTTGTTCTACAAGGAAGCGCAGAATATCGTGATAGCTCAGGGAATAAAATTGAAGTCCATGAAGGTGAATGCATTCGTTTCTCACCTCGCCCCGACTTGAGCTATAGCGAGCATAATATTTGTTCACACAAGCCATTAACGCGTTTGCAATTATGGTTAAATGCTTGTCCACAACAAGAGTATTACCCAGCTCAAAAAATGAAACTACCAGCTGACAGTAATCAGCTAATTGCTTCACCCGATGGTGAAAATAATAGTTTACAACTACGCCAAAATATTTGGATCACTCAACTGAACATTACACCGGAAGAGACGCAACGTATTCATTTACGTGGCGAGAATGCTTACCTACAATCAATCCATGGCGAAGCGATAATAACGGCAAATCATGGAGAAACCCTCAAATCTGGCTGTAATGATGGCATCATTATCCAAAATGAGAAAAAACTTGAGATTAGCTCGCCAACAGGTTTACGGGCGTTATTGATTGATATTAGTGAATAA
- a CDS encoding DoxX family protein — translation MKNLESSVILLARIMMPILFIVAGYGKLGDAYAGTQQYMQAMGVPGFLLPLTILLELGGGLAVLFGLLTRTVAIFTAVFTVLTALLFHTNFSVDPNSLMFMKNLTIAGGFLLLAVTGPGKFSIDHLLNKKW, via the coding sequence ATGAAAAATTTAGAAAGTAGCGTAATTTTACTTGCTCGTATTATGATGCCAATACTTTTTATTGTGGCAGGTTATGGCAAATTAGGTGATGCCTATGCAGGAACGCAACAATATATGCAAGCAATGGGTGTTCCAGGATTTTTACTTCCTCTCACCATTTTATTAGAACTTGGTGGTGGATTAGCGGTGTTATTTGGTTTATTAACCCGAACTGTTGCCATCTTTACGGCTGTATTCACTGTATTAACAGCGCTACTGTTCCATACTAATTTTAGTGTTGATCCAAATAGCTTAATGTTCATGAAAAACTTAACAATTGCTGGCGGATTTTTATTATTGGCAGTAACAGGTCCTGGTAAATTCAGTATCGACCACCTGCTCAATAAAAAATGGTAA
- a CDS encoding LysR family transcriptional regulator produces the protein MSKERALTLESLRVMDAIDRRGSFAAAADELGRVPSALSYTMQKLEEELDVILFDRSGHRTKFTNVGRMLLERGRILLEAADKLTSDAEALAKGWETHLTIVCEALVPAYTLFPLVEKLATKSGTQLSILTEVLAGAWERLESGKADIVIAPDMHFRSSSEINSKSLYSINHVYVASPEHPIHQEPEPLSDTTRVKYRGIAVADTARERPVITVQLLDKQQRLTVSSIEDKRRALLAGLGVATMPYNMIEQDIRDGRLRVVGPEYSHQTNIIMAWRRDSMGEAKSWCLREIPRLFAK, from the coding sequence ATGAGCAAAGAGAGAGCATTAACCTTGGAATCATTAAGGGTAATGGATGCAATTGATAGACGAGGTAGCTTTGCCGCAGCCGCTGATGAGCTGGGTCGTGTGCCATCAGCATTAAGTTATACAATGCAAAAGTTAGAGGAAGAACTTGATGTGATCCTCTTTGATCGATCAGGTCATCGAACCAAGTTTACAAATGTCGGCAGAATGTTATTAGAGCGTGGTCGGATATTACTTGAAGCCGCAGACAAGCTCACATCTGACGCCGAGGCGTTAGCTAAGGGGTGGGAAACGCATTTAACGATTGTGTGTGAAGCATTAGTTCCAGCTTACACGCTTTTCCCATTAGTTGAAAAATTAGCAACTAAATCAGGCACTCAATTATCAATATTGACTGAGGTGCTGGCGGGCGCTTGGGAAAGGTTAGAATCGGGAAAAGCGGATATTGTGATTGCTCCAGATATGCATTTTCGCTCATCTTCTGAAATAAATTCAAAATCATTGTATAGCATCAACCATGTTTATGTTGCTAGCCCAGAGCATCCTATTCATCAAGAACCTGAGCCTTTATCTGATACTACTCGCGTTAAATATAGAGGGATTGCCGTTGCTGATACTGCGCGAGAACGACCCGTTATTACGGTTCAATTGTTGGATAAACAACAAAGATTAACCGTCTCAAGCATTGAAGATAAACGACGTGCGTTATTGGCAGGACTTGGTGTGGCAACGATGCCATACAATATGATTGAACAAGATATTCGTGATGGCCGATTAAGAGTGGTAGGTCCAGAATATAGTCACCAAACAAACATCATCATGGCGTGGCGAAGGGATAGCATGGGAGAAGCTAAATCTTGGTGCTTGCGTGAAATTCCAAGGTTATTTGCCAAATAA
- a CDS encoding YqjK-like family protein: MNGNKRQSLIDRKQFLINKIEQQRHELANASNDWLKVTEPYDRSWQFIVSLKPFFVAATGLISLYTLRHPKSVFSLGKKAFSAWGIARSIQRTIKTNK; this comes from the coding sequence ATGAACGGGAATAAGCGCCAATCATTAATTGATAGGAAACAGTTCTTAATCAACAAAATTGAACAGCAACGCCATGAATTAGCGAATGCATCTAATGATTGGTTAAAGGTAACAGAGCCTTATGATCGCTCTTGGCAATTTATTGTCTCCTTAAAACCGTTTTTTGTTGCAGCAACGGGGCTGATTTCTCTTTATACTCTCCGTCATCCTAAGAGTGTATTTTCATTAGGGAAAAAGGCATTTTCCGCTTGGGGCATTGCACGTTCCATTCAACGCACTATTAAGACAAATAAGTAA
- a CDS encoding PRD domain-containing protein, producing the protein MSKSVAIFKMSEDNLDINEVTQQLLTIISDWLQLEGCYTTEVQQQMLESHLRAMVARAKTGESLPEVDISLFDEISDHSIALSQRVVDALPGLEPEEAYLLSVHFEVIRSND; encoded by the coding sequence ATGAGTAAATCCGTTGCCATTTTCAAGATGTCTGAAGATAACCTCGACATCAATGAAGTCACACAACAACTATTGACCATCATTAGTGATTGGTTACAGCTAGAAGGTTGTTACACCACAGAAGTACAACAACAGATGTTGGAATCTCACCTTCGAGCCATGGTAGCTAGAGCTAAAACAGGTGAATCTTTACCCGAAGTTGATATCAGCCTGTTTGATGAAATATCTGACCACTCAATTGCTTTGTCGCAACGTGTTGTCGATGCCCTTCCTGGGTTAGAGCCAGAAGAGGCCTATTTGCTCTCAGTTCACTTTGAAGTTATCCGTTCTAATGATTAA
- a CDS encoding BglG family transcription antiterminator, whose amino-acid sequence MALFTQQRLNQIFASIFDEVIPQDELAKRFSVSTRTIRSDINEINALIQNHSAHIIYERGQGYRLKIEDEERFAKLTQQNKEESRIPRTGKERVDALLLKLLMLSLPVKLDDIAEEWFISRGTLQQDMAIVREHLQKYQILLESIPHQGIRLNGNEWAIRACMTETLWRRFSQQINQDLSAFKPDCLDNLDLTYIDKVLYNSMNRFDIRLSNEGHLYLVFNCAVTILRITRGHELTSAINSHDSEDALRKACDEISKGLIYFLGSDLSTAEQSYLHDQIIAQRISNQNESQQKSDGHIELVEYILNYINELYNYDLRDDEKLKKDLSTHIAALMTRLQYHIITANPLLSDIKQYYPFAYDVTLSALTSASKKLLPHPINEDELGYLAVHIGVSLERNYGAGSIRQTEVLVVTDAGNSTFRVVESKIMREFPQLKFNRGLTLQEYESLDKVEENFVITTVRISEKNKPVIKIAPFPTPYQLEQVGRLAMVDQTRPYIIERFFDERYFMVINDKITQEELFQTVCQKLQQDGYVTSDFYPSLQERESIVSTLLGEGIALPHSLGLLANKTVVVTIVAPKGIEWNKETKENAYIIFLLAISKADYEEAMAIYDLFVTFVKEKTTRRLVTVKNFNEFQVIAKDSLARIL is encoded by the coding sequence GTGGCTTTATTCACTCAACAGCGGCTTAATCAAATTTTCGCAAGTATCTTCGATGAAGTCATTCCTCAAGATGAGCTAGCAAAACGTTTTTCTGTATCAACCAGAACTATTCGTTCAGATATCAATGAGATTAATGCGCTAATTCAAAATCATAGTGCTCATATTATTTATGAACGTGGGCAAGGTTATCGCCTAAAAATTGAGGATGAAGAGCGTTTTGCAAAATTGACTCAGCAAAATAAAGAGGAAAGTCGCATTCCGCGTACAGGCAAAGAGCGTGTTGATGCCTTACTTTTAAAGCTATTGATGCTTTCCTTACCCGTTAAGCTGGATGATATTGCCGAAGAGTGGTTTATCAGCCGTGGCACATTGCAACAAGATATGGCGATTGTCCGAGAACATCTGCAAAAATACCAAATCTTGCTGGAAAGTATTCCACACCAAGGAATACGCCTAAATGGCAATGAATGGGCAATTCGTGCTTGTATGACCGAAACACTTTGGCGGCGTTTTTCACAACAAATTAATCAAGATTTATCCGCATTTAAACCTGATTGCTTAGATAACCTCGATTTAACGTATATTGATAAAGTTCTTTATAATAGTATGAATCGATTCGATATTCGCTTAAGTAATGAAGGCCACCTTTATCTTGTATTCAACTGCGCGGTCACTATTTTACGTATTACCAGAGGGCATGAACTCACTTCAGCAATCAATAGCCATGATAGTGAAGATGCGTTACGAAAAGCCTGTGATGAGATATCAAAAGGGTTAATCTATTTTCTGGGAAGTGACCTTTCTACAGCAGAACAAAGTTACCTGCATGACCAAATTATTGCCCAACGCATTAGTAACCAAAATGAGTCCCAGCAAAAAAGTGATGGGCATATTGAGTTAGTTGAATATATTCTTAATTATATTAATGAATTATATAATTATGACCTACGTGATGACGAAAAGCTCAAAAAAGATCTCAGTACTCACATTGCCGCTTTAATGACACGGCTTCAATACCATATCATTACAGCAAATCCATTACTCAGTGATATAAAACAGTATTATCCTTTTGCCTATGACGTCACTCTCAGCGCATTAACTAGCGCGAGCAAAAAATTATTACCACATCCAATTAATGAAGATGAACTAGGTTATCTTGCTGTTCATATTGGCGTTAGCTTAGAAAGAAATTATGGTGCAGGCTCCATTCGCCAAACCGAGGTTCTTGTTGTCACTGATGCGGGGAATTCAACATTTCGAGTTGTCGAATCAAAAATCATGCGCGAATTTCCTCAGTTAAAATTTAACCGGGGGTTAACCTTACAAGAGTATGAATCCCTTGATAAAGTGGAAGAGAATTTTGTCATTACCACCGTACGAATTTCTGAAAAAAACAAACCAGTTATTAAGATTGCACCTTTCCCAACGCCTTATCAATTAGAGCAAGTTGGCCGTTTAGCAATGGTAGACCAAACCCGTCCGTATATTATTGAACGCTTCTTTGATGAACGTTATTTCATGGTCATTAATGACAAAATTACCCAAGAAGAATTATTTCAAACCGTGTGCCAAAAATTACAACAAGACGGTTATGTCACCTCTGATTTTTATCCCTCTTTGCAGGAGAGAGAATCAATTGTCTCAACATTATTGGGAGAAGGAATTGCTCTACCACACTCCTTGGGTCTACTCGCCAACAAAACGGTAGTCGTCACCATTGTTGCCCCAAAAGGCATTGAATGGAATAAAGAGACCAAAGAGAATGCTTATATCATTTTCCTACTTGCCATCAGTAAAGCGGACTATGAAGAAGCCATGGCTATCTATGATTTATTTGTAACGTTCGTGAAAGAAAAAACGACCCGCAGGCTAGTTACAGTCAAAAATTTCAATGAATTCCAAGTAATAGCGAAAGATAGCTTGGCACGTATTCTTTGA
- a CDS encoding TerC family protein, translated as MHSVGNPILWGSFAVVIVIMLLVDLFWQGKHKEQAMSMKQAAVWSLIWVTLSLIFAGGLWWYFNDAVDAHFANNQTITFLTGYLLEKALAIDNVFVWLMLFSYFSIPASLQRRVLVYGVLGAIILRTIMIFAGSWLVSQFSWILYIFGLFLLFTGLKMAFAKEDDSPITDKPLVKWIRSHIRMTDELHGEKFFIERNGVLLATPLILVLILVEISDIIFAVDSIPAIFAVTTDPFIVLTSNLFAILGLRAMYFLLAGVAEKFSMLKYGLAVILTFIGVKMLLMDVYHIPTAISLGVIASILVLTLLINAIVNKRNETKG; from the coding sequence ATGCATTCTGTTGGTAATCCCATTTTATGGGGAAGTTTTGCTGTTGTGATTGTTATTATGCTGCTTGTTGACCTGTTTTGGCAGGGGAAACATAAAGAGCAGGCTATGTCGATGAAACAAGCCGCAGTGTGGAGCCTGATATGGGTGACGCTTTCTCTTATCTTTGCGGGTGGTTTGTGGTGGTATTTTAATGATGCAGTTGATGCTCATTTTGCTAATAACCAAACTATCACTTTTTTAACGGGCTATTTGCTCGAAAAAGCCTTAGCGATTGATAATGTTTTTGTGTGGTTGATGCTATTTAGCTATTTTTCTATTCCGGCAAGTTTGCAGCGACGTGTTTTAGTTTATGGTGTGCTTGGCGCAATTATATTGCGAACCATCATGATTTTTGCGGGTAGTTGGTTAGTCTCACAATTTAGCTGGATTTTATATATTTTTGGGCTGTTTCTTCTGTTCACGGGGCTTAAAATGGCTTTTGCGAAAGAAGATGATTCACCAATTACGGATAAGCCATTAGTAAAGTGGATACGTTCTCACATTCGCATGACGGATGAATTGCATGGTGAGAAGTTTTTTATTGAGCGAAATGGTGTACTTTTAGCGACGCCATTAATCTTAGTTTTAATACTTGTCGAAATTAGTGACATTATTTTTGCCGTTGACAGTATTCCCGCTATTTTTGCTGTGACGACAGACCCATTTATCGTATTAACATCTAACTTGTTTGCGATTTTGGGACTCCGCGCGATGTACTTTTTATTAGCGGGTGTTGCTGAGAAATTCTCTATGCTGAAATATGGATTAGCTGTCATTTTGACTTTTATTGGTGTGAAGATGCTATTAATGGATGTTTACCATATTCCAACAGCTATCTCATTGGGGGTTATCGCTTCTATTTTAGTGCTGACATTGTTAATTAATGCAATTGTTAACAAACGCAATGAAACGAAAGGGTAA
- a CDS encoding DedA family protein, with amino-acid sequence MELVKELFFALWHQDYVTLSNPALVWAIYGMLFAILFLENGVLPAAFLPGDSLLILVGVLIAKDALDYPMTIIILTAGASLGCWVGYIQGRWLGNTKLVKGWLAHLPEHYHQRAHGLFHRHGLAALLIGRFLAFVRTLLPTIAGLAGLQNGRFQIFNWLSGLLWVLILTAIGYGFGKSPIFQQYEHQIMNALMLIPVGLLIIGLIGSIAVVIKKKLSTKN; translated from the coding sequence ATGGAATTAGTTAAAGAACTATTTTTTGCCCTTTGGCATCAAGACTATGTAACCCTATCCAACCCTGCGTTGGTTTGGGCAATATATGGCATGCTATTTGCGATCCTTTTTCTTGAAAATGGAGTGCTTCCCGCTGCATTTCTTCCTGGTGATAGTTTATTGATCCTTGTTGGTGTTCTTATCGCCAAAGATGCACTTGATTATCCAATGACCATTATCATTTTAACTGCTGGCGCAAGCTTAGGTTGCTGGGTTGGCTATATTCAAGGTCGTTGGCTCGGTAATACAAAACTCGTTAAAGGCTGGTTAGCGCATTTACCTGAACACTATCACCAACGCGCGCATGGTTTATTTCATCGCCACGGGTTAGCAGCTTTATTAATCGGGCGTTTTCTTGCATTTGTCAGAACATTACTGCCGACGATTGCGGGGCTAGCAGGCTTACAAAATGGTCGCTTTCAAATATTTAACTGGCTAAGTGGCCTACTTTGGGTACTCATTCTCACCGCTATTGGTTATGGATTTGGTAAAAGCCCAATATTCCAACAATATGAACACCAAATTATGAACGCCTTGATGCTAATTCCTGTTGGTTTGCTTATTATCGGGCTTATTGGCAGCATCGCTGTTGTTATTAAGAAAAAATTATCTACCAAAAATTAA
- a CDS encoding DUF4310 family protein, which translates to MTTEINKQDFWYAEWSFPIFVGLLSAGIFAGTHMYVVYGFGAFNEVAFVAMLRAGLDTGVYGAVAAFGASFLFARIIEGSLVGILDIGGALQTGIGLGVPALFLAAGWDILVTNFWLSLVTGLVLGVAIGLLIVFARKFTIAQANSTFGADVMMGAGNTSGRFLGPLIILAAMTASIPIGIGSLIGSLIFYVWQKPVAGGAILGAMLFGYFFPIVA; encoded by the coding sequence ATGACAACTGAAATCAACAAACAAGACTTTTGGTATGCAGAATGGTCCTTCCCTATCTTTGTAGGTTTGCTATCAGCAGGGATCTTTGCCGGTACACATATGTACGTCGTCTATGGATTTGGCGCATTTAACGAAGTTGCCTTTGTCGCCATGTTACGGGCCGGTCTTGATACTGGCGTTTATGGCGCAGTTGCCGCATTCGGCGCCAGTTTCTTATTTGCACGGATAATTGAAGGATCACTCGTTGGTATCTTAGATATTGGTGGTGCGCTACAAACGGGGATTGGTTTAGGCGTTCCCGCTCTATTTCTTGCCGCAGGTTGGGATATTTTAGTCACAAACTTCTGGCTCTCACTGGTTACCGGTTTAGTTTTAGGTGTTGCGATCGGATTACTGATTGTCTTTGCCCGTAAGTTTACTATTGCTCAAGCCAACTCGACCTTTGGTGCAGATGTCATGATGGGCGCGGGTAACACTTCCGGTCGATTCTTAGGCCCATTAATTATTCTTGCTGCAATGACAGCTTCAATTCCTATTGGGATTGGCTCGCTCATTGGTTCTCTTATCTTTTATGTCTGGCAAAAGCCTGTTGCTGGTGGGGCTATTTTAGGTGCAATGCTGTTCGGCTACTTCTTCCCTATCGTCGCCTAG
- a CDS encoding DUF883 family protein: MSLNNSSEELRAELKSLADSLEAVLNDTGNKSKEEVESLKHKAKEALSSSRAKLSQAGEKITEQTKEIAGRADNYVHQNPWTGIGIGAAVGVVLGVLLSKR, encoded by the coding sequence ATGTCATTGAACAATTCCTCAGAAGAACTACGCGCAGAACTGAAATCTTTAGCTGATTCTCTTGAAGCTGTGCTAAACGATACAGGGAACAAATCAAAAGAAGAAGTTGAAAGCTTAAAGCACAAAGCGAAAGAAGCACTTTCTTCTTCTCGCGCTAAATTGAGCCAAGCAGGTGAAAAAATCACTGAGCAAACAAAAGAAATAGCAGGCCGTGCAGATAATTATGTCCATCAAAACCCATGGACCGGTATCGGTATTGGTGCAGCTGTAGGTGTCGTCCTCGGCGTACTGCTCTCTAAACGTTAA